The Besnoitia besnoiti strain Bb-Ger1 chromosome IV, whole genome shotgun sequence genome contains a region encoding:
- a CDS encoding dense granule protein GRA1 (encoded by transcript BESB_053370), whose product MVRVSTLVGAAASVVLCLSAGAYAAGGEDSPAQRFDPSTLLGPLGSSEGEEFAIGKSVEFDLLGTRYTVTRSPESPDVLTITARAPDGTVSDVGSVSLAEVVDTLHHMRRDEQILTAALRKGETLEQAIGDVAEAEGFTPEETTQLEEAAAAALTIGRDEAQVLLDAEKLEEDRQKLAEDIKFLRGGSNE is encoded by the exons ATGGTTCGAGTGTCTACTCTTGTGGGGGCAGCCGCTTCCGTGGTTCTTTGCCTGTCTGCGGGCGCGTACGCAGCCGGCGGTGAAGACAGTCCAGCTCAAAGATTCGACCCTTCAACTCTCCTCGGACCTCTAGGgagcagcgagggagaggagttTGCAATTGGGAAGTCGGTTGAGTTTGACCTGCTGGGCACGCGGTACACGGTGACTAGGTCCCCTGAGTCTCCTGACGTACTAACTATCAC GGCTCGAGCACCTGATGGCACGGTGAGCGATGTCGGCTCAGTGAGCCTAGCAGAAGTTGTGGATACTCTTCATCACatgcgcagagacgagcaGATTTTGACAGCGGCGTTGAGGAAGGGAGAGACTCTCGAGCAGGCCATAGGAGACGTtgcagaagcagagggaTTTACTCCTGAAGAAACTACGCAATTGgaagaggcagccgccgctgcgctaACTATcggcagagacgaggcacAAGTTCTTTTGGACGCGGAAAAGTTGGAGGAGGATAGACAAAAGCTTGCGGAAGATATCAAGTTTCTCCGGGGGGGCAGTAATGAATGA
- a CDS encoding hypothetical protein (encoded by transcript BESB_053380) — protein MARADCSSVCMEEDVDEWDVEKQSRTARLKSVLDKINKERYKSIQCLRSDLEAVDRQISAAGLPQLQQTAKREAGNCGDFAGCNLSRRFFYNRAGLDPKPDTSCSARSGVLPPSTPAEVRPASGTLSVSSLSTVGTDMVCKSRTRKQTRPRRRLDRVSEEEPTEQNVERLPTQLDGVFKGFRTLKVESERLCTGLRQAREFANRYSAELSTCEPSTGSSMTECHRDGARRIYMKLVNCLDSSSRLAYRMQRRITVLEKNSQQKLSQIYDDIHLRRKFRLPPWPVTARKPPPSLVVRARGGVQKSCAETPEGNTRYSPCRLPSRQRLECSLHSVDSLMSTRAVRPASATAAAEKWSGGLLLTCRTDERRERLSRSLLQESGPVAGAWQHDSTECQESSAPRDRKATCAMNAAENGLTCSVPLKQERATPGWGHEKTTPAIPLGNARCRNVSSPCLAAHPGLLQTVPRAPLNVKTTAGALRHPMQHPDDWGLASGASARGPFFLSSHVASCGDSFADSWCCTKPAYCRQHPEGRRSFSPLPTMCRQSGRVTSQGHPTFKCVMEPKSLRAWKLEGMPCPHHSQEAHPISAEAEQGTRGMAPLSTPVRVTRISPSAAFAPRTPVSWRGIDDRIVEQPLAAEQMSRPFTRLDTEANSIPVGQGQPLQLPANGHPFVSISCPLQPSPASDVPLPEPPVVRARSTPPNSVCRFAGSGTPRRRYS, from the coding sequence ATGGCTCGTGCCGATTGCTCTTCTGTCTGCATGGAAGAGGATGTTGATGAATGGGATGTCGAAAAGCAAAGCAGGACAGCTCGACTGAAAAGTGTTCTGGATAAGATCAACAAGGAGAGGTATAAAAGCATTCAGTGCCTAAGATCGGACCTAGAAGCTGTAGACAGGCAGATCTCTGCCGCCGGGCTCCCACAGTTGCAGCAGACTGCAAAACGGGAAGCCGGGAACTGCGGGGATTTCGCGGGATGCAACTTATCGCGCCGTTTTTTCTACAACAGGGCCGGACTCGATCCAAAGCCCGATACGAGTTGCAGCGCCAGGTCGGGGGTGCTGCCGCCTAGCACCCCAGCTGAAGTGAGGCCTGCGAGCGGTACACTGAGCGTGTCATCGCTCAGTACGGTCGGCACTGATATGGTTTGCAAAAGCCGGACTCGCAAACAGAcgaggcctcgtcggcgaTTGGACAGAGTTAGTGAGGAGGAGCCTACAGAGCAAAACGTGGAGCGACTTCCTACCCAACTCGATGGTGTTTTCAAAGGGTTCCGAACGCTTAAAGTCGAGAGCGAACGGCTCTGCACTGGACTCCGGCAAGCGCGGGAGTTTGCGAATCGCTACTCAGCGGAGCTGTCTACTTGTGAGCCCTCTACTGGCAGCTCCATGACCGAGTGCCACAGAGACGGCGCTCGGAGGATATACATGAAGCTAGTCAACTGCCTCGACTCATCCTCTAGACTTGCATATAGGATGCAGAGACGGATCACCGTCCTTGAAAAAAACAGTCAGCAGAAGCTCTCCCAGATTTACGACGATATTCATCTGCGGCGGAAATTCAGATTGCCCCCATGGCCTGTAACAGCCAGAAAACCTCCCCCAAGTCTGGTGGTGCGTGCGCGTGGTGGTGTGCAAAAAAGTTGCGCCGAAACACCTGAGGGAAATACAAGGTACAGCCCGTGCCGGCTGCCGTCTCGGCAACGGCTTGAGTGCTCTCTGCATTCCGTCGATTCTCTCATGAGTACCAGGGCCGTCCGGCCTGCCTCAgccacggcggccgcggaaaaGTGGAGCGGCGGCCTTCTGTTGACCTGCCGCACGGACGAGCGTCGAGAACGACTAAGCAGATCCCTCCTACAGGAAAGCGGCCCAGTTGCTGGAGCTTGGCAGCATGACTCAACTGAGTGCCAGGAGTCCAGTGCTCCAAGAGACCGCAAAGCAACATGTGCCATGAACGCGGCCGAAAACGGCCTCACGTGTTCTGTTCCACTAAAACAGGAGAGGGCCACACCAGGATGGGGACACGAAAAAACCACTCCAGCAATCCCTCTTGGCAACGCTCGCTGCCGAAATGTGTCATCCCCCTGCTTGGCAGCTCATCCCGGGTTGCTTCAGACCgtcccgcgggcgcctcttAACGTGAAAACCACAGCGGGTGCCCTGCGCCACCCCATGCAGCATCCGGATGATTGGGGCCTGGCCAGTGGCGCTTCAGCAAGGGGTCCCTTCTTTTTGTCGTCACACGTTGCTTCCTGTGGTGACAGCTTTGCAGATTCCTGGTGCTGCACGAAACCGGCTTACTGCCGGCAACATCCTGAGGGGCGGCGATCGTTTTCACCGCTGCCTACGATGTGCCGACAGTCTGGCCGAGTAACTAGTCAGGGACATCCCACATTTAAATGCGTTATGGAGCCGAAAAGCTTAAGAGCGTGGAAATTAGAGGGTATGCCCTGTCCACATCACTCCCAGGAGGCCCACCCAATctcggcggaagcggagCAGGGTACTAGGGGGATGGCACCGCTCTCAACTCCAGTCCGTGTCACACGGATTTCACCTTCGGCCGCTTTCGCACCTCGAACGCCTGTGTCGTGGAGAGGCATCGATGATCGGATTGTGGAACAGCCTCTGGCTGCAGAGCAGATGTCAAGACCGTTTACCAGACTTGATACAGAGGCGAATTCGATACCTGTGGGGCAAGGCCAGCCACTGCAACTGCCGGCAAACGGACATCCCTTTGTTTCCATCAGCTGTCCACTGCAGCCGAGCCCTGCGTCAGATGTGCCGCTTCCGGAGCCGCCGGTCGTCCGAGCAAGATCCACACCCCCAAATAGTGTGTGCCGCTTCGCAGGCAGTGGAACCCCTCGCCGGAGATACTCTTAA